In Nicotiana tabacum cultivar K326 chromosome 19, ASM71507v2, whole genome shotgun sequence, one DNA window encodes the following:
- the LOC107825339 gene encoding uncharacterized protein LOC107825339, whose translation MKSKNQMGEVIIYVDDYKFISASTYLCRICHEEEFESCKNLEAPCACSGTVKFAHRDCIQRWCNEKGNIICEICLQKFEPGYTAPPPKKVHSVDNTAGTIRGSAEADIENGRERVVVLESDSEEERQMLARSQYSECSQAADRSASCCRTVALIFTILLMMRHLLEVLNGGPRNYPFTLPTLLIIKSTGILLPMYIIVLLITRIQIIIRQQYLDTEDRLSNSD comes from the exons ATGAAAAGCAAAAACCAGATGGGAGAAGTGATAATATATGTAGATGATTATAAATTCATCTCTGCTTCAACATATTTATGTAGAATTTGCCACgaagaagaatttgaaagctGTAAAAATTTGGAAGCTCCTTGTGCATGTTCTGGAACTGTCAAG ttTGCGCACAGGGATTGTATTCAAAGATGGTGCAATGAAAAGGGAAATATAATCTGCGAAATTTGTTTACAG AAATTTGAACCTGGATACACGGCTCCACCTCCTAAGAAAGTCCACTCAGTTGATAATACAGCTGGGACAATTAG AGGAAGTGCAGAAGCAGATATAGAAAATGGAAGGGAAAGAGTGGTTGTTTTGGAGTCAGATTCAGAAGAAGAAAGACAAATGCTGGCGAGGAGTCAATATTCTGAATGCTCACAAGCAGCAGATAGAAGTGCCTCTTGTTGTCGAACTGTTGCTCTCATT TTCACAATTCTGCTTATGATGAGACATTTGTTAGAGGTGCTCAATGGAGGACCAAGAAACTATCCCTTTACACTTCCTACA CTGCTTATTATAAAATCCACTGGAATACTCTTGCCTATGTACATTATAGTCCTGTTGATCACAAGAATTCAGATTATCATTAGACAGCAGTATCTG GATACAGAAGACAGGTTATCCAACTCTGACTAA
- the LOC107825338 gene encoding DNA mismatch repair protein MSH6 translates to MASSRRSSNGRSPLVNQQSQITSFFSKATSPSPSPLVPKKVPIKSNPNPNTKPKLKSSPSTSPCASPTTPLPLQVKRKITAPISAIVDLKPSYGQEIVGKRVKVYWPLDKTWYEGCVKSFDSASGEHLVKYDDDDEEMIDLAEEKIEWVVEAPTKKLRRLRKSLVVEEAEEEEEKLEDLESVEDDSEDEDWGKNADKQVSEDEDVDEDMDLEVEEDAAAGSRSRKASADKVVVSRKRKSGEGVKLSSSSSKKSKTVADKRSANSKVDNAVNGVNGKELVKTNEDCVRPINNDNVLLCGAVDRFGQREAEKFPFLGKNRKDANRRSPGDANYDPKTLYLPPNFLKGLTGGQRQWWEFKSNHMDKVLFFKMGKFYELYEMDAHIGTKELHLQYMKGEQPHCGFPEKNFSMNVEKLARKGYRVLVVEQTETPEQLETRRREKGSKDKVVRREICAVVTKGTLTEGEMLAANPDVSYMMAVTESSQTAVLQGKRTYGVCMVDITTSKVIIGQFEDDSDCSALCCLLSELRPVEIIKPAKLLSLETERVLLRHTRNPLVNELVPVSEFWDAERTICEVKAIYRNMSSPQLSSSPNEMESHESTTSEEYGERNLLPDVLCELVNLGGNGSYALSALGGALYYLKQAFLDESLLKFATFEPLPLSGFCDSTQKPNMVLDAAALENLEIFENSRNGDSSGTLYAQINHCITAFGKRMLRSWLARPLYHPESIRERQDAVAGLKGLNLPFVLEFRKELSRLPDMERLLARLFGSSEANGRNANKVILYEDAAKKQLQEFVSALRGCESMVHACSSLGVILENTDSKLLCHLLTPGKGLPDVDSILKHFKDAFDWVEANNSGRIIPHEGVDEEYDAACKQVQEIELKLSKHLKEQRKLLGDSSIDYVTVGKDAYLLEVPECLCRSIPKEYELQSSKKGYFRYWNPVLKKLIGELSQADSEKESKLKSILQRLIGRFCEHHNKWRELVSITAELDVLISLSIASDYYEGPTCRPNIKSVPSEDDVPVLHAENLGHPVLKSDSLDKGTFVSNNVSLGGPPNASFILLTGPNMGGKSTLLRQVCMAVILAQIGADVPASSFDLSPVDRIFVRMGAKDHIMAGQSTFLTELLETASMLSLASRNSLVALDELGRGTSTSDGQAIAESVLEHFVHKVQCRGMFSTHYHRLSIDYQKDSRVSLCHMACQVGKGSGGLADVTFLYRLTPGACPKSYGVNVARLAGLPDGVLQRAAAKSEEFEINGHNKQFEENSYGNLTRKAAALVQNLMNFVITEKCEDNEGVVLSELNGLQRRARILLEQN, encoded by the exons ATGGCTTCTTCTCGCCGCTCCAGCAATGGCAGATCTCCGCTAGTCAATCAACAGAGCCAAATCACTTCTTTCTTCTCTAAAGCGACTTCTCCTTCCCCATCACCTCTTGTCCCTAAAAAAGTTCCAATCAAATCTAACCCTAACCCTAATACAAAACCTAAACTTAAATCTAGTCCTAGTACCAGTCCTTGTGCCAGTCCTACGACACCTTTGCCTCTACAGGTGAAACGGAAGATAACTGCACCTATTTCTGCCATCGTTGACCTTAAGCCATCGTACGGGCAAGAGATAGTGGGCAAAAGAGTTAAGGTTTACTGGCCATTGGATAAAACTTGGTACGAAGGCTGTGTAAAGTCTTTCGACAGTGCTTCTGGCGAGCATTTGGTTAAGTATGATGATGACGATGAGGAAATGATCGATTTAGCTGAAGAAAAGATCGAATGGGTAGTCGAGGCACCCACGAAAAAGTTGAGACGGTTGCGGAAGTCTTTGGTGGTGGAAGAAGCtgaggaggaggaagagaaaTTGGAGGATTTGGAGAGCGTTGAGGATGATTCTGAGGATGAAGATTGGGGAAAAAATGCGGATAAACAAGTGTCTGAAGACGAGGATGTTGATGAGGATATGGACTTGGAGGTTGAGGAAGATGCTGCTGCTGGATCGAGAAGCAGGAAAGCGAGTGCGGATAAGGTGGTGGTGTCGAGGAAGCGGAAGAGTGGTGAAGGGGTGAAGttaagttcgagttcgagcaagaagAGTAAGACTGTTGCAGATAAGAGGAGTGCTAATAGCAAGGTGGACAATGCAGTGAATGGAGTAAATGGGAAAGAGCTTGTTAAAACCAATGAGGATT GTGTCAGGCCAATCAACAATGATAATGTACTGCTGTGTGGTGCAGTAGATAGATTTGGACAACGTGAAGCAGAGAAATTTCCTTTCCTTGGGAA AAATAGGAAGGACGCTAATAGGAGATCCCCTGGAGATGCCAATTATGATCCAAAGACTCTTTACCTACCTCCTAATTTTTTGAAAGGTTTAACTGGTGGTCAG AGACAATGGTGGGAGTTCAAGTCGAATCACATGGATAAAGTTCTGTTTTTTAAG ATGGGAAAGTTCTATGAGCTTTATGAGATGGATGCACATATTGGAACCAAGGAACTTCATTTGCAGTACATGAAG GGAGAACAACCCCATTGTGGATTTCCAGAAAAGAACTTCTCAATGAATGTAGAGAAGTTGGCGCGAAAG GGTTATAGGGTTCTTGTGGTTGAGCAAACAGAGACACCTGAACAGCTTGAGACTCGTCGAAGAGAGAAGGGATCTAAAGATAAG GTTGTCAGACGTGAAATATGTGCAGTGGTCACTAAAGGAACATTAACTGAGGGAGAAATGCTCGCGGCAAACCCTGATGTTTCATATATGATGGCAGTGACTGAAAGCTCTCAAACCGCTGTATTGCAAGGGAAGCGTACTTATGGTGTCTGTATGGTGGATATCACCACAAGCAAGGTTATTATTGGACAG TTTGAGGATGATTCAGATTGTAGTGCCTTGTGTTGTCTGCTTTCTGAGTTAAGACCGGTGGAAATAATAAAGCCAGCTAAATTGCTTAGTCTTGAGACTGAGAGAGTACTGCTGCGGCATACACGAAATCCTCTGGTAAATGAGTTGGTTCCTGTCTCTGAATTTTGGGATGCTGAGAGAACCATTTGTGAGGTGAAGGCAATCTATAGGAACATGAGCAGTCCACAGCTGTCATCATCTCCAAATGAAATGGAATCACATGAAAGCACTACCTCAGAGGAATATGGTGAAAGGAACCTTCTACCAGATGTTTTATGTGAGCTTGTAAATCTTGGTGGGAATGGGAGTTATGCACTCTCAGCACTTGGAGGAGCTCTATACTACTTGAAGCAAGCTTTTCTGGACGAATCCCTGCTCAAATTTGCAACATTTGAACCGCTTCCCCTTTCTGGTTTTTGTGACAGTACTCAAAAACCTAATATGGTTCTTGATGCAGCTGCGCTTGAGAATCTTGAGATATTTGAGAACAGTCGAAATGGAGATTCTTCAGG GACATTATACGCTCAAATCAACCATTGTATCACAGCATTTGGGAAAAGGATGCTCAGATCATGGCTTGCAAGACCCTTATATCATCCAGAGTCCATAAGAGAACGTCAGGATGCTGTAGCCGGATTAAAG GGGCTCAATCTACCTTTTGTTCTTGAGTTTAGAAAAGAGTTGTCAAGGCTTCCTGATATGGAACGGTTGCTTGCACGCCTCTTTGGTAGCAG TGAAGCAAATGGAAGAAATGCAAATAAAGTGATTTTATACGAGGATGCAGCAAAGAAACAACTGCAAGAGTTTGTGTCTGCTTTACGTGGATGTGAATCAATGGTGCATGCATGCTCTTCACTTGGGGTGATCTTGGAAAACACAGACTCAAAGCTACTATGTCATCTATTAACACCAG GTAAAGGTCTTCCAGATGTAGATTCAATTCTCAAGCATTTCAAGGATGCTTTTGATTGGGTAGAAGCAAATAACTCGGGCCGAATTATACCTCATGAGGGGGTTGATGAGGAGTATGATGCTGCATGTAAACAAGTGCAGGAGATTGAACTTAAATTATCCAAGCACTTGAAGGAACAGAGGAAACTGCTTGGAGACTCATCA ATAGATTACGTGACTGTAGGAAAAGATGCATACCTTTTGGAAGTACCAGAATGTTTGTGCAGGAGCATTCCGAAGGAGTATGAATTACAGTCATCGAAAAAG GGTTATTTCAGGTACTGGAATCCAGTCTTAAAGAAATTAATCGGAGAGCTCTCACAAGCTGATTCAGAGAAGGAATCTAAGCTAAAAAGCATTTTGCAGAGGTTGATAGGACGGTTCTGTGAACATCATAATAAGTGGAGAGAATTAGTTAGTATCACTGCAG AATTGGATGTTTTAATCAGTTTATCAATTGCGAGTGATTACTATGAGGGACCAACATGTCGTCCAAACATCAAGTCAGTGCCAAGTGAAGATGATGTGCCAGTTCTTCATGCTGAAAATTTAGGACATCCTGTTCTTAAAAGTGATTCTCTAGATAAGGGAACCTTTGTTTCCAACAATGTTTCCCTTGGCGGTCCTCCAAATGCAAGCTTTATCCTTCTTACTGGTCCTAACATGGGAGGGAAATCCACTCTTTTGCGCCAAGTTTGCATGGCTGTAATTTTGGCCCAG ATAGGAGCTGATGTACCAGCATCATCCTTTGACTTATCACCCGTTGATCGTATATTTGTAAGAATGGGGGCCAAAGATCATATTATGGCAGGCCAGAGTACATTCTTGACAGAACTCTTGGAAACTGCTTCAATGCTG TCTTTGGCGAGCCGTAATTCACTCGTCGCACTCGATGAACTTGGTCGCGGTACATCAACTTCCGATGGACAAGCAATAGC TGAATCAGTTCTCGAACACTTTGTCCACAAGGTGCAATGCCGAGGAATGTTTTCTACCCACTATCATCGATTATCTATTGACTATCAGAAAGATTCCAGA GTGTCACTGTGCCATATGGCATGCCAAGTTGGGAAAGGGTCCGGAGGTCTTGCGGACGTTACTTTCCTATACAGGTTGACACCAGGTGCATGTCCTAAAAGTTATGGTGTCAATGTGGCACGGCTGGCTG GACTTCCTGATGGTGTGCTTCAGAGAGCTGCTGCTAAATCTGAAGAGTTTGAAATTAATGGCCACAATAAGCAATTTGAAGAGAACTCGTATGGGAATTTGACAAGAAAGGCAGCAGCACTTGTGCAGAATTTGATGAATTTCGTTATTACTGAGAAATGTGAAGACAATGAAGGTGTGGTTCTTTCTGAGTTGAATGGATTGCAAAGGAGAGCAAGAATACTCCTTGaacaaaattga
- the LOC107774669 gene encoding uncharacterized protein LOC107774669, with the protein MDSGKCTSRNGATLSSMAPTSFLNRVYTKSQFEEESRFAEHTLMKDVNIDLREVYFLIMHFLSSGPCRKTLGILRDELLEYELLPRRYHTWYSRKDVPSGDDDDNGVSFPLNYEDLVLRYPHVEKDHLVKLLKQLLLSLGPPLQCGGGDAPGAADVPTLLGSGPFSLLACERNGVNKQAQSLPSYLRWPHMQANQVHGLSLREIGGGFPKHHRAPSIRLASYAIAKPSTMVQKMQTIKKLRGHRDAVYCAIFDRSGRYVITGSDDRLVKIWSMETGFCLASCRGHEGDITDLAVSSNNALVASASNDYSIRVWRLPDGLPISVLRGHTGAVTAIAFTPRPSSVYQLLSSSDDGTCRIWDARYSQCVPRVYSPRPKDNVSVKSSAPAITNIQSSSNTSHNHQILCCAYNANGTVFVTGSSDTLARVWSACKFSPDRPEELNHEIDTLSGHENDVNYVQFSGCAVASRSSTSDSFVEDCIPKFRNSWFSHDNIVTCSRDGSAIIWTTKPRKSSHGKLGRSWGKAYHLKVPPPPMPPQPPRGGPRQRFRPTPRGVNMIVWSLDNRFVLAAIMDCRICVWNAIDGSLVHSLTGHTQSTYVLDVHPFNPRIAMSAGYDGKTILWDIWEGIPIRTYDIGRFKLVDGKFSQDGTSIVLSDDVGQIYLLNTGQGESQKDAKYDQFFLGDYRPLIQDAQGNVLDQETQLAPYRRNMQDLLCDASMLPYPEPYQSMYQRRRLGALGTEWRPPSVKFSVGTDANLSLGYHVLPVADLDIIAEPLPEFIDTLFWEPDNDILNDETDSEYNMNEEVSTEGEHECVRDSSSSASVCSEEEKMRRSHKDSLRRSKRKKSVSEVEVTSSGRRLRKKVKDDDVGTSSRSLRTRKSKNGRKATTKRKSTKLKSLRPQRGAAHPAIVRYHSDSSSDEEDEGSSEDDSLETESPECWSSDQSIESDDKLPSKQQNYSTGGSVDVPPKSAEPQTNGENKRRLVLKLKIRDAKKLELSKDTATQCGDQADKSRSSQASEEIIEDNLVNLRLKEPGSYSADEIGMELSEKYNKTGIMVNDKEHKGVLGEHANFSASVDIQSLADNLITEAQTNRGQLEASRSTAGNGPRDAACSSGGGKSSLFQLSSSPSHQPQQIGIGPGSNKLTTTNDNPEVNPKPRVKTTIIKIKAKKVSRDSQAHCEFNRPTDAYCGDESTSKIFSHLEQNQVPEVPETDNGPDRFGQKLHWGVLTDDTVDRSKSHGSRRRLLRSHDISGSTSDACIDHDESGSEFPHAATDAARRKRSLRFTAMSRDTAFRKDDVKIRENHVAVGSSRNAEKLTKRATGFLPLGRTSANVSNRSSTDNKEHSSRAENVFSAGMSLNKAVKKMNWLLLSEHEEGYRYIPQIGDEVVYFRQGHQEYIEYSDSLEPGPWTKNAAVFRAVEFCLVENLNYATLPGSGESCCKVTLQFIDSTSPVFGQKFKLKLSELVNFPDFIIERSRYETAMERNWSYRDKCLVWWRDESDQGGRWWEGRVVSVKAKSDQFPDSPWERCGILYKDESEPHPHSPWELHDIDSSWEQPHIDLESKNRVLSSITELLHSASRNQDFFGILKLKQVAGKLDFVNRFPVPLSPDIIQLRLENNYYRSLEAMKHDFSVMLANGEAYFAKNRELSVKMKRLSDWFSETLSDL; encoded by the exons ATGGATTCAGGGAAGTGTACATCTAGAAATGGCGCTACATTATCAAGTATGGCACCTACAAGTTTCCTGAATAGGGTATACACAAAATCTCAATTTGAAGAAGAATCGAGATTTGCTGAACATACCCTAATGAAGGATGTAAATATTGACCTTAGAGAAGTTTATTTTCTGATTATGCATTTTTTGTCATCTGGGCCATGCCGAAAAACGCTTGGGATACTCCGTGATGAACTTTTGGAATATGAGCTTCTACCTAGGAGATATCATACTTGGTATTCAAGAAAAGATGTACCCAGTGGAGATGACGATGACAATGGTGTTTCTTTCCCTCTAAATTATGAAGATCTGGTGCTAAG GTATCCTCATGTtgaaaaggatcacttagtaaaGTTGCTTAAACAACTGCTGCTGAGTTTGGGTCCTCCATTGCAATGTGGTGGGGGAGATGCCCCGGGTGCTGCTGATGTCCCCACGCTACTTGGATCTGGGCCTTTTTCTCTTTTGGCTT GTGAGAGAAACGGAGTAAATAAGCAGGCTCAATCCCTTCCTTCATACCTCCGTTGGCCACACATGCAGGCTAATCAGGTGCATGGTCTAAGTTTGAGAGAGATTGGAGGTGGTTTCCCAAAACATCACCGTGCTCCATCTATTCGTCTTGCAAGTTATGCTATTGCAAAGCCGTCAACTATGGTTCAGAAGATGCAAACCATAAAGAAACTAAGGGGACATAGGGATGCTGTTTATTGTG CAATATTTGACCGCTCAGGAAGATATGTGATTACTGGATCTGATGATCGCCTTGTCAAGATTTGGTCAATGGAAACTGGATTTTGCCTGGCTAGTTGCCGAGGACATGAA GGTGACATCACTGATTTGGCTGTCAGTTCAAACAATGCTTTAGTGGCGTCTGCATCAAATGACTACAGCATTCGAGTT TGGCGTTTGCCAGATGGGTTACCTATTTCAGTTTTGCGTGGACACACTGGAGCTGTCACTGCTATCGCATTTACTCCAAGGCCTAGCTCTGTGTATCAGCTTCTATC GTCATCAGATGACGGAACTTGTCGCATTTGGGATGCTAGGTATTCCCAGTGTGTTCCACGCGTTTACTCGCCGAGGCCAAAGGATAACGTTTCTG TGAAGAGCAGTGCTCCCGCAATAACCAACATTCAGTCCTCAAGTAATACATCACATAACCATCAAATTTTGTGTTGTGCATACAATGCCAATGGAACTGTCTTTGTCACTGGCAGCTCTGATACTTTAGCGAGG GTCTGGAGTGCTTGTAAATTCTCCCCAGATCGCCCCGAGGAACTAAATCATGAAATAGATACATTATCTGGTCATGAAAATGATGTCAACTATGTACAGTTCAG TGGCTGTGCAGTTGCTTCACGATCTTCAACTTCTGATTCATTTGTGGAGGACTGCATTCCAAAATTTAGGAACTCTTG GTTTAGCCATGACAACATAGTCACTTGTTCTCGGGATGGAAGTGCAATTATTTGGACCACAAAACCACGCAAGTCGTCCCAT GGAAAACTTGGACGTTCTTGGGGTAAGGCATATCATCTTAAAGTTCCTCCCCCGCCAATGCCACCACAGCCTCCTCGAGGAGGGCCACGACAGAGATTTCGCCCTACTCCTCGTGGTGTTAACATGATAGTATGGAGCCTGGATAATCGCTTTGTACTGGCTGCTATAATGG ATTGCCGAATTTGCGTTTGGAATGCTATTGATGGTAGCTTGGTGCACTCCTTGACTGGTCACACACAGTCT ACTTATGTTCTGGATGTTCATCCTTTCAACCCCAGAATCGCAATGAGTGCTGGTTATGATGGGAAAACCATCCTGTGGGAT ATATGGGAGGGGATCCCCATCCGCACATATGATATAGGACGCTTTAAGTTGGTTGATGGAAAGTTTTCACA GGATGGAACATCAATTGTTCTTTCTGATGATGTTGGacaaatatatttattaaatacaGGCCAAGGCGAGTCTCAAAAGGACGCTAAATATGATCAG TTCTTCCTTGGGGATTACCGACCCCTCATCCAGGATGCGCAGGGGAACGTTCTTGATCAG GAGACACAGCTAGCTCCGTATCGGAGGAACATGCAAGATCTTCTTTGTGACGCAA GTATGCTTCCATATCCTGAACCATACCAGAGTATGTACCAGCGACGCCGCTTGGGAGCTCTGGGTACTGAGTGGCGTCCTCCTTCAGTTAAATTTTCTGTAGGCACAGACGCTAATTTGAGCCTAGGGTACCATGTTTTGCCCGTGGCTGACTTGGACATAATAGCTGAACCTCTGCCAGAGTTTATCGATACCCTTTTCTGGGAGCCAGATaatgatattctaaatgatgAGACTGATTCAGAATACAATATGAATGAAGAGGTTTCTACTGAAGGAGAACATGAATGTGTAAGAGACAGCTCTTCTAGCGCTTCAGTGTGTAGTGAAGAAGAGAAGATGAGACGGAGTCATAAAGATAGCCTGCGcagatcaaaaaggaaaaaatctgTATCAGAA GTGGAAGTCACATCATCTGGAAGACGTCTTAGGAAGAAAGTTAAGGATGACGATGTTGGCACTTCATCTAGAAGTCTTAGAACTAGGAAATCAAAAAATGGGCGAAAAGCTACCACTAAAAGGAAGTCAACTAAACTAAAGTCATTAAGACCTCAGCGAGGAGCTGCACATCCTGCTATTGTCCGTTATCATTCTGACAGCtcttcagatgaagaagatgaaggtagctCTGAGGATGATTCATTGGAAACTGAGTCACCAGAATGTTGGTCAAGTGATCAGAGCATTGAATCTGATGACAAGCTGCCGAGCAAACAACAGAACTATTCAACAGGTGGATCTGTGGATGTACCTCCTAAATCTGCTGAACCTCAAACAAACGGTGAGAACAAAAGGAGATTAGTCCTGAAATTGAAAATTCGTGATGCTAAGAAGCTTGAGTTATCAAAAGACACTGCAACTCAGTGTGGTGACCAAGCTGATAAGTCACGTTCTTCTCAAGCTAGTGAAGAGATAATTGAAGATAATCTGGTTAACCTTAGATTAAAGGAGCCAGGATCATACTCTGCAGATGAAATTGGCATGGAACTGTCTGAGAAATACAATAAAACTGGTATTATGGTTAATGACAAGGAACACAAAGGTGTTCTGGGTGAGCATGCCAATTTTTCTGCCAGTGTAGATATCCAAAGTCTGGCCGATAATTTAATAACTGAGGCTCAAACAAATCGGGGACAGCTTGAAGCTAGCAGATCGACTGCTGGAAATGGTCCACGAGATGCAGCATGTTCCTCAGGAGGTGGTAAAAGTTCATTATTTCAGTTGTCATCGTCACCTAGTCATCAGCCACAGCAAATAGGCATCGGTCCAGGATCAAACAAGCTGACTACCACCAACGACAATCCTGAAGTAAACCCAAAACCTAGAGTGAAGACAACCATAATAAAgataaaagcaaagaaagtttccAGGGATTCTCAAGCTCATTGTGAATTTAATCGTCCTACAGATGCTTATTGTGGAGATGAATCAACATCTAAAATCTTTTCCCATTTGGAACAAAACCAAGTTCCGGAAGTGCCAGAAACAGACAATGGCCCTGATAGATTCGGTCAGAAATTGCATTGGGGTGTACTGACGGACGATACTGTTGACAGAAGCAAGTCTCATGGATCTAGAAGGCGCTTACTTCGCAGTCATGATATTAGTGGAAGTACTTCCGATGCTTGTATTGATCATGATGAATCAGGTTCTGAATTCCCTCATGCCGCTACTGATGCAGCACGTAGAAAGAGATCCTTAAGATTTACTGCAATGTCAAGAGATACAGCATTCAGGAAAGATGACGTAAAGATAAGAGAGAACCATGTAGCTGTAGGTTCATCAAGAAATGCAGAAAAGCTGACCAAGAGGGCTACGGGTTTTCTGCCATTAGGAAGGACTTCAGCTAATGTGTCCAACCGGTCATCTACAGACAATAAAGAGCATTCTTCCAGGGCGGAAAATGTTTTCTCAGCTGGAATGAGCTTGAATAAGGCAGTAAAAAAAATGAATTGGCTGCTATTGTCAGAGCATGAAGAGGGTTACCGCTACATTCCTCAGATAGGCGATGAAGTAGTATACTTCCGACAG GGGCATCAAGAATATATAGAATATAGCGATTCATTGGAGCCTGGTCCTTGGACAAAGAATGCAGCTGTATTCCGAGCTGTGGAATTTTGTTTGGTTGAGAATCTTAATTACGCAACTCTTCCTGGCTCTGGTGAGAGTTGCTGTAAAGTTACACTTCAGTTCATAGATAGCACTTCCCCCGTCTTTGGACAGAAGTTTAAGCTAAAACTGTCTGAACTAGTTAACTTCCCTGACTTCATTATTGAGAGATCTCGGTATGAGACTGCAATGGAGAGAAATTGGTCATACAGAGACAAATGTCTTGTTTGGTGGAGGGATGAGAGTGATCAAGGTGGTAGGTGGTGGGAAGGTCGGGTAGTTTCTGTAAAAGCCAAATCTGACCAGTTTCCTGACAGTCCATGGGAAAGATGCGGTATCCTATACAAAGACGAATCAGAACCCCATCCTCATAGTCCTTGGGAACTACATGATATAGATAGTTCATGGGAGCAACCTCATATTGACTTGGAAAGCAAAAACAGAGTTTTGTCTTCTATCACCGAGCTACTGCATTCAGCAAGCAGAAATCAG GATTTCTTTGGGATTCTAAAATTGAAACAAGTTGCTGGAAAACTGGATTTTGTGAATAG GTTCCCTGTTCCTCTATCACCTGATATAATCCAGTTAAGGTTAGAGAACAACTATTATAGAAGCTTGGAAGCAATGAAGCATGATTTCTCTGTGATGCTAGCAAATGGTGAGGCTTACTTTGCCAAAAATAGAGAGCTTTCAGTGAAAATGAAGCGTCTTTCAGATTGGTTTAGTGAGACATTGTCAGATTTGTGA